A window of Terriglobia bacterium genomic DNA:
ATCAGCATTTCGAAGCGCGACTTGATTCGCGGCTCCATGCCTTCGGGGTACTCCACCGGCTCGCCCAGGAACGCGTCTGCCGCTCCGTCCAGCGCCTTGGCGAACTTCTCGCCTTCGCTGCGCAACAGCTCGATCGCCTGTGATTTCGTGCGGGGCCTTTGCGTCTCCCCTTGCAGCTTGCCCATGAGGCCGAAGAAATCGAAACCCTCCAGCGAGCTGCGGCGCTCGACAAAATGGATCTGCTCCGGGACGCGCGTCACCACCGCGATGTGCGCCAGCGTCTCCGCCACGCTCCGGCAGCCCGCCGCCGGGCGAAAAGCGTAATTGTCCTCGGGGATTTCTTCGGCGATCTGGATGGTGTTTCCGCGGACCGTGCGGAATGAGCGCGCCAAATCCTTTGCTCCGTAATAAGTCATTCTGATTCGCCTCCTAAGTGGATTAGAGACCAGTCTATCATGCCGCGTGGCCGCCGATGAGCACAGCAGCCCCATCCGCTTGTAGGGGGAGGGCTTGCCCTCCCCGCGCGGCGTCACCTTGGGTGGGGCAAGCCCCACCCCTACGGTCCTCGTGGGCAGGGCAAGCCCTGCCCCCTATCCATCCACAACCCGAAAACCGCAGAGCGGGTAGCGAAAAGTCTCGAATCCCACAGACTCTTCGCTTGTATCTTGATGCCGGGCTGGTAAAAATCTCTGAGGCCAAGGGCTTGTTCTGGCGGGAAGGCCGATCTGCGCTGAGGCCCGGCGATGTGCCGCGAGCCTGTTGGGTAGATAGGCCCCCCGCCCTCTTCTCCCAAGCCGAGGAGAATTTGAGGCCCCGTGGAAACGGGCAGCCTGCATTGGCAAGCTCGACTGGAGAGGGCTCAGGGTCGGGGAGCCAGAACCACAGCCTAACGCCAGGAGGTGGTTATGGACAAGCATGATTTTTCGGGCATCGAAGTGAGCGCCCAGGAACTGATCGTGGCGGTGGAGCGTGAAGGGCGGACGATCCCCCTCCAGTGTTTTGCCAACGACGCCCAAGGCCATCAAGCCGTACTTCGCTTCTTGCGGGGTGCGGGTCATCGGGTTCGCGTGTGTATGGAATCCACGGGGTCTACGGCCTGGATCTGGCGCTGGCCCTGGCTCGATCGGGGATCGAAGTGATGGTTGCCAATCCGCGCGCAGCGCGTCATTTCGCCACGGCCCTGATGCAACGCAGCAAGAATGATCGGTTGGATGCGCGGGTGCTGCTGGAGTTTGCCAAGCGCATGCCCTTTCAAGCCTGGACGCCGCCGCGCCCCCTTGTCCTTCAATTGCACGCTCTGTCGCGCCGCCTGGAGGCCCTGAAAGACAC
This region includes:
- a CDS encoding DinB family protein, which gives rise to MARSFRTVRGNTIQIAEEIPEDNYAFRPAAGCRSVAETLAHIAVVTRVPEQIHFVERRSSLEGFDFFGLMGKLQGETQRPRTKSQAIELLRSEGEKFAKALDGAADAFLGEPVEYPEGMEPRIKSRFEMLIAAKEHEMHHRGQLMVVERMLGITPHLTRRMEAFIAAAQAGR